One stretch of Candidatus Baltobacteraceae bacterium DNA includes these proteins:
- a CDS encoding OmpH family outer membrane protein, translated as MPRAYKLALAVLLAVVTFGAPAVLAADVNDIGFLDQGALANLQSFQNANKQMASFRANLQKQFVGRARKARSQQDQANLANEFQSRLADEQKRLFGPLFAAAQTAVASVASSKGLSVVVDKRIMIIGGQDITKNVMDLLSSPGAPVPPVSTPPPSTVGWVDQTQIDQLDQFKNAQQQFLKFGQDERGSIQDKLKGVKTDADRNKIYADYQKAIDDERAKIVTPLVDQTRAAIEQVAKKKGLLLVIDRSNLIFGGTDVTSDVLAVLKKS; from the coding sequence ATGCCTCGAGCCTACAAGCTCGCCCTCGCCGTCCTCCTTGCCGTTGTGACGTTCGGTGCGCCAGCGGTGCTGGCTGCCGACGTCAACGACATCGGTTTTCTCGACCAAGGCGCGCTTGCGAACTTGCAGTCATTCCAAAATGCCAACAAGCAGATGGCGTCATTTCGCGCCAATCTGCAAAAGCAATTCGTGGGCCGCGCGCGCAAGGCGCGCTCGCAACAAGATCAGGCAAACCTCGCAAATGAATTCCAAAGCCGGCTGGCCGACGAGCAGAAGCGCTTGTTCGGACCGCTCTTCGCGGCCGCGCAAACGGCTGTCGCATCGGTCGCATCGAGCAAAGGCCTCTCCGTCGTCGTCGACAAGCGCATCATGATCATCGGCGGGCAAGATATCACCAAGAACGTGATGGATCTCCTGAGCAGCCCGGGTGCGCCGGTGCCGCCGGTTAGCACGCCGCCGCCCTCAACCGTCGGATGGGTCGATCAAACGCAGATCGATCAGCTCGATCAGTTCAAGAACGCGCAACAGCAGTTCCTCAAATTCGGTCAGGACGAGCGCGGAAGCATTCAAGACAAGCTCAAAGGCGTGAAAACCGACGCCGACCGCAACAAGATCTACGCCGACTATCAAAAAGCGATCGACGATGAACGCGCCAAGATTGTAACGCCGCTCGTCGATCAGACGCGAGCTGCCATCGAGCAGGTCGCCAAGAAGAAAGGTTTGCTGCTCGTCATCGATCGCAGCAATCTGATCTTCGGAGGGACCGACGTCACCTCTGACGTCCTCGCCGTCCTCAAAAAGAGCTAA
- a CDS encoding POTRA domain-containing protein has translation MIDRIVRVHALRVIFSLVALVAMLAPATVVVDAQTPNAPKVVAVSVTGNVHVPTDRILSVVKTKVGEPFDERTVQEDLANIFALGYFTDQVPPVIQQRPDGIAITFRVIENPVVTKVLFDGNAHVPADTLLALMDTAVGQVFNSNTFHQDVLKINSYYNKIGYGGQLATHVPDLSITPAGILTLKIQEGLIVRNVIIVEPPNADPLLKPSIILPVLSVKRGQPYSEDLRDKDFASLKSLYEKFDLQIGDLEAGIDPSTVDTKAGTADVRYSISVARVGAIEITGNTKTHDDVVRRELRMHVGDVITQSALKRDYQRLNNLGFFEKVDFAAKPGPDPKKPAYITVDWNVKEQRTGTATVGAGYSGGLTGTGLTGNVSYSENNINGTGDGASIRVEKGARYGDAQLSFSIPYFGKTEKSQRYSVGGTIFTNAQTNYYPVYSIPNGSGSNVIGSGGGGSLIGGGGILGAIPVTLVPLDANNPAFVNGVVSTYKAASAGVTFNVGRRFSDYFRVSGGLNIEQVSSSVTVPAPYFFSNGTSTFAPGITTPINELFGGSVSGSEALGVNAPSIANLSSTKPYNLRSVVLGMSEDTRDDVFNPRTGVNASFSEEVSASIFTSQFNYTKTTLDVAKFLPVFSNWTFGLHGVFGGSTGAIPPNGLYTFSDQQLRGYNTVFYGTDEALFQAELRIPVSKDRKFTIALFTDDGGVLIRGAQPIYNAFGTLIVDPGRFTFYPDAGVGLRFDVPQLGLRTLRLDFARGNQGFHTAFGIGQSF, from the coding sequence TTGATTGATCGTATAGTGCGCGTGCACGCGCTTCGCGTCATCTTCTCCTTGGTCGCTTTGGTCGCGATGCTCGCGCCGGCGACTGTCGTCGTTGACGCGCAAACGCCGAACGCTCCCAAGGTCGTAGCGGTCTCCGTGACCGGAAACGTGCACGTCCCCACGGATCGCATTCTTTCGGTCGTCAAGACCAAAGTCGGAGAACCGTTCGACGAGCGTACCGTGCAAGAAGATCTTGCAAATATTTTTGCGCTCGGTTATTTCACGGATCAAGTTCCGCCGGTGATTCAACAACGTCCCGACGGCATCGCAATCACGTTCCGCGTCATTGAGAATCCCGTCGTGACGAAAGTTCTCTTTGACGGAAACGCGCACGTGCCGGCCGACACCTTGCTGGCGTTGATGGACACTGCCGTCGGACAAGTCTTCAACAGCAACACTTTCCATCAAGACGTCTTGAAGATCAATTCGTATTACAACAAGATCGGGTACGGCGGCCAGCTCGCGACGCACGTGCCGGATCTTTCGATCACGCCGGCCGGCATCCTGACGCTGAAGATTCAAGAAGGTCTCATCGTTCGCAACGTCATCATCGTCGAACCGCCGAACGCCGATCCGCTCTTGAAGCCGAGCATCATTTTACCGGTACTCTCGGTGAAGCGCGGGCAACCGTATTCGGAAGACTTGCGCGACAAAGACTTCGCGAGCCTGAAGAGCTTGTACGAGAAGTTCGATCTCCAGATCGGCGATTTGGAAGCGGGCATCGATCCATCGACGGTCGACACGAAGGCGGGCACGGCGGACGTCCGTTACAGCATCTCGGTCGCGCGCGTCGGTGCAATCGAGATCACCGGAAATACGAAGACGCATGACGACGTCGTTCGCCGCGAGCTGCGCATGCATGTCGGCGACGTCATCACGCAGTCCGCGCTCAAGCGCGACTACCAGCGCTTGAACAACTTGGGCTTTTTCGAGAAGGTCGATTTTGCGGCCAAGCCCGGTCCCGATCCGAAGAAGCCCGCATACATCACGGTCGATTGGAACGTCAAGGAACAGCGCACCGGCACGGCCACGGTCGGCGCGGGTTATTCCGGCGGCCTGACCGGTACCGGTTTGACCGGCAACGTTTCGTATTCTGAAAACAACATCAACGGAACGGGCGACGGCGCCAGCATCCGTGTCGAGAAAGGTGCGCGTTACGGCGACGCGCAGCTCTCGTTCTCGATTCCGTATTTCGGTAAGACCGAAAAATCGCAGCGTTACTCGGTTGGCGGCACCATCTTCACGAACGCGCAGACCAACTACTACCCGGTCTATTCGATTCCGAACGGCTCGGGCTCGAACGTCATCGGCAGCGGCGGTGGCGGCTCGTTGATCGGCGGCGGCGGCATTCTGGGCGCAATTCCGGTGACGCTCGTCCCGCTGGATGCGAACAATCCGGCGTTCGTCAACGGTGTCGTCTCGACGTACAAGGCTGCATCTGCGGGCGTGACGTTCAACGTAGGGCGCCGCTTCTCGGACTACTTCCGTGTTAGCGGCGGACTCAACATCGAGCAGGTCAGCTCGAGCGTCACCGTGCCTGCACCGTATTTCTTCTCGAACGGCACATCGACGTTTGCTCCCGGCATAACGACGCCGATCAACGAGCTGTTCGGCGGCTCGGTTTCCGGTTCGGAAGCGCTCGGCGTCAACGCGCCGTCGATTGCCAATCTTAGCTCGACCAAGCCCTACAATCTGCGCAGCGTCGTACTCGGCATGAGTGAAGATACGCGCGATGACGTGTTCAATCCGCGAACCGGAGTCAACGCGTCGTTCAGCGAGGAGGTGAGCGCCTCGATCTTCACGTCGCAGTTCAACTACACGAAGACGACGCTCGATGTCGCGAAGTTCCTCCCGGTGTTCAGCAATTGGACGTTCGGTCTGCACGGCGTCTTCGGCGGGAGCACGGGTGCGATACCCCCGAACGGCCTCTACACGTTCTCCGACCAGCAACTGCGCGGGTACAATACGGTCTTCTACGGGACCGATGAGGCCTTGTTTCAAGCCGAGCTACGCATCCCGGTCAGCAAGGACCGCAAGTTCACGATCGCCCTCTTCACCGACGACGGCGGCGTGTTGATCCGCGGAGCTCAGCCGATATACAACGCCTTCGGAACCCTGATCGTGGACCCGGGTCGCTTCACGTTCTATCCGGATGCCGGTGTCGGGTTGCGCTTTGACGTCCCACAGCTTGGGCTGCGGACGCTCCGCCTCGACTTTGCCCGCGGCAACCAGGGCTTCCACACTGCTTTTGGAATCGGACAGAGCTTTTGA
- the lpxD gene encoding UDP-3-O-(3-hydroxymyristoyl)glucosamine N-acyltransferase — translation MSSSEPDVAARDLGTLGEIATRLGGRVIGDANLRVLGVAAIDEAHAGLLTFATDARYLRIAFKSKAGAVLTESRVLDELGEEPRKPVIVVGSTREALAALLRAYSPPRPPGTHIDPTAVIDPSATLGPDAIVGPHAVVGARSKIGARAMLGAGSVVGADARIGEDAVLAPHAAFLDRCVAGDRMMLHSGAVVGSDGFGYVFGDEGWVKIPQVGTVVLGNDVEIGANSCVDRAQTGATRIGDGTKIDNLVQIGHNCRIGRAVAIAGHTGVAGSTVIGDGTRVGGMSAFRGHITVGSRVTIAGHSMVWGDIPDGAFISGDPAQNHRDELRWQASLRKVPKLIERVDALERKPS, via the coding sequence GTGAGCTCGAGCGAACCCGACGTCGCTGCGCGCGATCTAGGGACGCTCGGAGAGATTGCGACGCGGCTAGGCGGACGCGTCATTGGCGACGCGAACCTGCGGGTTCTAGGCGTGGCTGCAATCGATGAAGCTCACGCGGGCCTTCTGACGTTCGCGACCGATGCGCGCTACCTGCGTATCGCGTTTAAATCAAAAGCCGGTGCAGTCTTGACGGAGTCGCGCGTGCTCGACGAGCTCGGCGAAGAACCGCGCAAGCCCGTGATCGTCGTTGGATCAACGCGCGAGGCGCTCGCCGCTTTGCTGCGCGCATATTCACCGCCGCGTCCACCCGGAACGCATATCGATCCGACTGCGGTCATCGATCCGTCTGCAACGCTGGGACCCGATGCGATTGTCGGTCCGCACGCTGTCGTGGGCGCGCGTTCGAAGATCGGCGCACGCGCGATGTTGGGTGCAGGCTCCGTCGTCGGCGCGGATGCGCGTATCGGTGAGGATGCGGTCCTGGCGCCGCACGCTGCATTCCTGGATCGCTGCGTTGCCGGCGATCGTATGATGCTGCACTCGGGTGCCGTCGTCGGTAGCGATGGCTTTGGTTACGTCTTCGGCGATGAGGGCTGGGTGAAAATTCCTCAAGTCGGAACGGTCGTGCTCGGCAACGACGTCGAAATCGGCGCCAACAGCTGTGTCGATCGTGCGCAAACCGGTGCAACGCGAATCGGTGACGGCACGAAGATCGACAATCTCGTGCAGATTGGTCACAATTGCCGCATCGGGCGTGCGGTCGCAATCGCGGGCCACACGGGCGTTGCCGGTTCAACGGTCATCGGCGACGGGACGCGCGTCGGCGGCATGTCCGCGTTTCGCGGACATATTACGGTCGGCTCACGCGTGACGATCGCGGGTCATTCGATGGTATGGGGCGACATACCGGACGGGGCGTTCATCAGCGGCGATCCTGCGCAGAACCATCGTGACGAGCTGCGGTGGCAGGCCAGTCTGCGCAAGGTACCAAAGCTGATCGAGCGAGTGGACGCATTGGAGCGAAAGCCTTCGTGA
- a CDS encoding translocation/assembly module TamB domain-containing protein: MRNRWRKAAIWVAAIVLLATTGWFARFTLLRAALEGGVALATGYHLRIGSLHAAGGHLILHDVHLSRRSDRVLDVDLVDVGYVLRDLLPGGKRRYGLTGVALQRPRLYVIRRTDGSFNISLPHSQTQPGGPAVPLIMLARATNGSIDMIDDNNLDPSAHHLQVQNINFWARVDSGALTRYRVDGALAVEGHTYPVHAQATIDVDRGYAMQRVRAADIPIRGLGNFLINSGVALIQRGDLRNLDLRVYALNVRPNVPFAYHLAGGARLTGIGVKLDVLTQTVEDLHGGLLFDDDTIVSPKMTGRIGATPLVLAGGMYDFSVPKFRLAVLTHEDLRILHRDFNFLRTEPLSGQLAAACMLEGEIGDPLILADATAKQVYYKAIPVRNFRATIAYHRGMVFAGNVRARVGDVQTRVAGRFLVGGKDVDSELALSADAPPGRMPYLDRIAPRARTHVTITGAGLNLLLDTHAVLNATGPGENVSGTFSLNPQGVGELSAFHVRQAQGGVDGAFMMDREHGSSALWLNAAGLRIYPAIPAAALEGVELPGFPPITGLFDGQVAGVDVNGHVILIGKGLAMHANFQGVPIARARAEFGGPIDRLALGGIDAYGEFGHFVGRGALRSPGFAFAGNLDGTLQGMQRWTGNLGAFGGVHGPVAVLSDGTNTLVQTPGVGLQNGRIHGVPMQRIEGTFAVKPSGIVVYAAAADVAGGRAVARGNSRDGIALATAGLSASNLRSAGLPVSRGVIIGTGELKLTGPHEDTLAFDGSLALDDGRVLGRRINGSANIALFDNSLAITSGSVALAHALTFVDGRISDLGSLPHYDVHANLGYADLGTLAHEFRFPVPYLQGFATGDVQLRGSGNSPTVSGAMQIPIGSLNGLAFEDMRALVDVRGDAIKADGKVRVGSTRANFGVFSGSGLGARIDSDDADLADFNDFFPRAGTFSGRGSVHAHFARNKDIVASDGNVDLRDFHYLAFPFGDTKATWSGVNGDIAGNVHVAGLGGSLDAGGSIVVPKATKLANIASATSVDIHGTARNIDLDVWLPAAGYTPPVFGHVNASGAIRGRYPALALDLDGEMDDARIGRVPIDRIRISAAAQGGPGQAMRTEIRSADISLAGIELHGKGSIGFRSQDPLSLDLDAHAASLGDVIARLTGKPYDLDGVGDVHVALRGTPANPNAQATLTIAPLRISRLQIPSISGTAVIDRERVSLRDTTVNLPSGKISLSGGAPLIAGPNGIPPTLPLSFDLAFDGIGMDQFAILGPPRTKLEGVLDGDVKVRGTVSAPRLSGAMQLSGGGYSGPIETMPIKGVDAALAFNETSATLSRFVASIGGGTLSGTGSLELPSVSGPPHYSVSFIANAIRMAFPRYGSFRADGSVALERGPTHGGALTGDVRISDASIPLNDFLRAGAAAPANGAFTLISPTAKPAAASPQSILAALSVPDWLGDLGLNLRLEAGDHVRIRSPILDIGGKGAVQIAGRLGDPTMAGELDATPGGSLFLNRAFKLQEASVRFSPTNGIAPALYARATTQIQPVGGFQPIDVTVTAQGLIPDIKLSYASNPPYDEGTIVGLLFNATALGASVGSLNAFAPTTNILLPPNAFEQTPGGTFALSQEASTLINAQFTARLLAPIEQGLGSAFGLSDLSINVAPTGSVGVQARRLLGNNISALYGTSLQYPYRMTFGLESRPTPETSVVFTAFSQQGLYAFGEVKPDSYLSANPLLGSAADVGGTYGFTVNIQRRSH; the protein is encoded by the coding sequence ATGCGCAACCGCTGGCGCAAAGCCGCAATATGGGTGGCGGCGATCGTGCTACTCGCGACTACTGGCTGGTTTGCACGTTTCACATTGCTGCGCGCCGCGCTCGAAGGCGGCGTGGCGCTCGCGACTGGTTACCATTTGCGGATCGGAAGCTTACATGCTGCCGGCGGTCACCTCATCTTGCACGACGTGCATCTCTCGCGCCGCAGCGATCGTGTTCTGGACGTCGACCTCGTCGACGTCGGTTATGTTCTTCGTGATCTCTTGCCCGGAGGCAAACGCCGTTATGGTCTGACCGGCGTTGCCTTGCAACGGCCACGCCTCTACGTCATTCGCAGGACGGATGGCTCGTTCAACATCTCGCTCCCTCACTCGCAGACGCAACCCGGTGGTCCCGCAGTGCCGCTCATCATGCTGGCGCGTGCAACAAACGGAAGCATCGATATGATCGACGACAACAACCTCGATCCGTCGGCGCACCATCTACAAGTGCAGAACATTAATTTTTGGGCGCGCGTCGATTCCGGCGCACTGACGCGCTATCGCGTCGACGGAGCGCTCGCAGTCGAAGGTCATACTTACCCCGTGCACGCTCAAGCGACGATCGACGTCGACCGCGGCTATGCGATGCAGCGCGTGCGCGCGGCGGACATCCCGATTCGCGGCCTCGGAAACTTCTTGATCAACTCCGGCGTCGCGTTGATTCAACGCGGCGATCTCCGCAATCTCGACCTTCGCGTCTATGCGCTCAACGTGCGCCCGAACGTTCCGTTCGCGTACCATCTCGCCGGTGGCGCGCGTCTGACCGGTATCGGCGTGAAGCTCGACGTGCTGACGCAGACCGTGGAGGATCTGCATGGTGGGCTGTTGTTCGACGACGACACGATCGTCTCACCGAAGATGACCGGACGCATCGGTGCAACGCCGCTCGTGCTCGCAGGCGGAATGTATGATTTCTCGGTGCCGAAATTCCGATTGGCGGTGCTCACGCACGAAGACCTGCGCATCTTGCACCGCGACTTCAACTTCTTGCGCACCGAGCCGCTCTCGGGCCAACTCGCCGCCGCGTGCATGCTCGAGGGTGAGATCGGCGATCCGTTGATTCTCGCCGACGCAACGGCCAAGCAGGTCTACTACAAAGCGATCCCCGTGCGCAATTTTCGCGCGACGATCGCCTATCACCGCGGGATGGTTTTCGCGGGGAACGTGCGCGCACGTGTGGGTGATGTTCAAACGCGTGTCGCCGGGCGTTTTCTTGTCGGAGGGAAAGACGTCGATTCCGAGCTGGCGCTGAGCGCCGATGCACCGCCCGGCCGCATGCCGTATCTCGATCGCATCGCGCCGCGGGCGCGTACCCACGTCACGATCACCGGCGCGGGACTCAACCTGCTTCTCGATACGCACGCGGTTTTGAACGCAACCGGCCCAGGTGAAAACGTCAGCGGTACCTTTTCGCTCAACCCGCAAGGCGTGGGAGAGCTGTCGGCCTTTCACGTGCGGCAGGCCCAAGGCGGCGTCGACGGTGCGTTCATGATGGACCGCGAGCACGGCTCGAGCGCGCTATGGTTGAACGCAGCCGGTCTGCGCATCTACCCGGCAATTCCGGCGGCCGCGCTCGAAGGGGTCGAGCTGCCGGGCTTTCCGCCGATCACCGGACTCTTCGACGGACAAGTTGCGGGCGTCGATGTTAATGGACACGTGATCTTGATCGGCAAAGGCCTTGCGATGCACGCGAACTTTCAAGGCGTTCCAATTGCACGAGCGCGCGCCGAGTTCGGCGGACCGATCGATCGTCTCGCGCTCGGAGGCATCGACGCGTACGGTGAGTTCGGACATTTCGTCGGACGCGGTGCATTGCGGTCACCGGGATTCGCGTTTGCGGGTAATTTAGACGGAACGCTTCAGGGAATGCAGCGCTGGACCGGTAATCTCGGCGCCTTCGGCGGCGTGCACGGACCGGTCGCGGTGTTGTCGGATGGAACCAACACGCTGGTTCAGACGCCGGGCGTGGGATTGCAAAACGGCCGCATTCATGGCGTGCCGATGCAGCGCATTGAAGGAACGTTTGCGGTCAAACCGTCCGGTATCGTCGTGTACGCCGCTGCCGCCGACGTCGCCGGCGGGCGGGCCGTCGCGCGCGGAAACAGCCGCGACGGCATTGCGCTCGCCACCGCAGGCCTCAGCGCAAGTAACTTACGCTCCGCGGGCTTGCCGGTATCGCGCGGCGTGATCATCGGGACGGGCGAGTTGAAGTTGACGGGGCCGCACGAGGACACTCTAGCGTTTGACGGGAGCCTTGCACTCGACGATGGACGCGTGCTCGGACGCCGCATCAACGGCAGCGCCAACATTGCGCTTTTCGACAACTCACTCGCCATCACTTCAGGTTCGGTCGCGCTCGCGCACGCGCTGACATTCGTCGACGGTCGCATCAGCGATCTTGGATCGCTTCCGCACTACGACGTGCATGCGAACTTGGGTTACGCAGATCTCGGCACGCTTGCACACGAGTTCCGGTTCCCCGTTCCCTATCTGCAGGGTTTCGCCACGGGCGACGTTCAGCTGCGCGGCTCGGGCAACTCGCCGACGGTGAGCGGTGCTATGCAGATCCCGATCGGCTCGCTCAACGGCCTCGCGTTTGAAGACATGCGCGCGCTCGTCGACGTTCGAGGCGACGCGATCAAAGCCGACGGCAAGGTGAGAGTCGGTTCGACGCGAGCGAACTTCGGCGTCTTTTCCGGAAGCGGTCTTGGCGCACGCATCGATTCCGACGATGCCGATCTCGCGGACTTCAACGATTTCTTTCCACGCGCGGGCACATTCTCCGGACGCGGCAGCGTGCACGCGCATTTCGCGCGCAATAAAGATATCGTAGCCAGCGACGGCAACGTCGATCTTCGTGACTTTCATTATCTCGCGTTTCCGTTCGGCGATACAAAAGCAACCTGGAGCGGCGTCAACGGGGACATCGCGGGGAACGTGCACGTCGCCGGCCTCGGCGGCTCGCTGGACGCCGGCGGCAGTATCGTCGTGCCGAAGGCAACCAAGCTCGCGAATATTGCAAGCGCAACGAGCGTCGACATCCACGGGACGGCGCGCAACATCGACTTGGACGTTTGGCTTCCCGCGGCCGGTTACACGCCGCCGGTCTTCGGCCACGTGAATGCATCCGGCGCGATACGCGGACGCTACCCGGCGCTCGCGCTCGATCTCGACGGCGAGATGGACGATGCGCGCATCGGTCGCGTGCCGATCGATCGAATCCGCATCTCTGCCGCCGCGCAAGGCGGCCCCGGTCAGGCGATGCGCACGGAGATTCGCTCGGCAGACATTTCACTAGCGGGCATCGAGTTGCACGGTAAAGGTTCGATCGGATTTCGTTCGCAGGATCCGCTCTCGCTCGACCTGGATGCGCACGCCGCGAGCTTAGGCGATGTGATCGCCCGATTGACCGGTAAACCGTATGACTTGGACGGTGTCGGCGACGTTCACGTCGCGCTGCGCGGAACACCGGCAAATCCGAACGCGCAGGCTACGTTGACGATCGCTCCGCTTCGCATTTCGCGCTTGCAGATTCCGAGTATCAGCGGCACGGCAGTGATCGACCGTGAGCGGGTTTCGCTGCGCGACACGACCGTGAATCTGCCGTCCGGTAAGATCTCGCTTAGTGGCGGCGCGCCGCTGATTGCCGGACCAAACGGGATCCCGCCGACGCTTCCGCTGTCCTTCGATCTCGCATTTGACGGCATCGGGATGGATCAATTCGCGATCCTCGGCCCGCCGCGCACAAAGCTCGAGGGCGTCCTGGACGGCGACGTTAAGGTACGGGGCACCGTCAGTGCGCCGCGCCTCTCGGGCGCCATGCAGCTGAGCGGCGGCGGCTACAGCGGACCGATTGAGACGATGCCGATCAAAGGCGTCGACGCCGCGCTGGCCTTCAATGAAACGTCGGCGACGCTCTCACGCTTCGTAGCCTCGATCGGCGGCGGGACCCTGAGCGGCACCGGGTCTCTCGAGCTGCCGAGCGTGAGCGGCCCGCCCCACTATTCGGTGTCCTTCATCGCGAACGCCATCCGCATGGCTTTCCCGCGGTACGGATCGTTCCGTGCTGACGGATCCGTCGCGCTCGAGAGAGGTCCGACCCATGGCGGAGCGCTGACCGGCGACGTGCGGATTTCGGACGCCTCGATCCCTCTGAACGACTTTTTGCGCGCCGGTGCCGCGGCTCCCGCGAACGGGGCATTCACGCTGATCAGCCCCACCGCGAAGCCCGCCGCCGCCAGTCCTCAGTCCATCCTGGCGGCTCTCTCGGTCCCGGACTGGCTGGGCGATCTTGGCCTGAATCTGCGACTCGAGGCCGGCGACCACGTGCGAATCCGCTCGCCGATCCTTGATATCGGGGGCAAGGGCGCGGTGCAGATCGCCGGGCGCCTCGGCGATCCGACCATGGCCGGCGAGCTCGACGCGACGCCCGGAGGCTCGCTCTTCCTGAACCGGGCCTTCAAGTTGCAGGAGGCATCCGTCCGTTTCTCGCCCACAAACGGTATTGCGCCCGCTCTCTACGCGCGGGCAACGACGCAGATACAGCCGGTCGGCGGCTTTCAACCGATCGACGTTACCGTTACCGCGCAGGGTTTGATTCCGGACATCAAACTCTCGTACGCCTCGAATCCGCCCTACGACGAGGGCACAATCGTCGGATTGCTCTTCAATGCAACCGCACTCGGCGCATCAGTAGGATCGCTCAATGCATTTGCGCCGACGACAAATATTCTCTTGCCGCCAAACGCATTTGAACAAACACCCGGCGGAACGTTCGCGCTCTCTCAGGAAGCTTCAACCTTGATCAACGCACAATTCACTGCGCGCCTGCTGGCGCCGATCGAACAGGGCCTCGGCTCCGCGTTCGGCCTCTCTGATCTTTCCATTAACGTCGCACCGACGGGAAGCGTCGGCGTTCAGGCGCGTCGTCTGCTCGGGAACAATATTTCGGCGCTTTACGGCACGTCATTGCAGTATCCGTATCGCATGACATTCGGATTAGAATCGCGCCCGACACCTGAGACGTCGGTGGTGTTCACCGCTTTCTCGCAGCAGGGACTATATGCGTTCGGCGAGGTAAAGCCGGACTCGTATCTTAGCGCAAACCCTCTGCTAGGATCGGCCGCAGACGTTGGGGGGACATACGGCTTCACCGTGAATATCCAGCGTCGTTCCCACTGA
- the lpxC gene encoding UDP-3-O-acyl-N-acetylglucosamine deacetylase produces the protein MNARASSGQRSGLQRTLREPLRFSGVGLHTGNDARATIEPAEPDTGLVFVLEGGVTIPALAEYVVDTSRATVLGRDSARVSTVEHLLSALRGMGIDNARIEVTGGEVPAMEGSAKTFADAIHAAGTFTSDVSRRTFRPDRAMGFRDDDKTVAIIPSIAWRIKFTVVYPAPIGTQYFEAEITPELYREQIAPARTFGYLHEVEALLARGLARGGSLDNAIVFAPDGPMQPLQWPDEPVRHKVLDMIGDFALLGMYPQCEVVALKSGHKLHAAVMAELRTSSKVGDHIVESGQNRQ, from the coding sequence GTGAACGCGCGCGCTTCGAGCGGACAACGGTCGGGCCTGCAGCGCACGTTGCGCGAGCCGCTGCGTTTCTCAGGCGTCGGGCTGCACACCGGGAACGACGCACGCGCTACGATCGAGCCGGCGGAACCGGACACGGGTCTCGTGTTCGTGCTCGAAGGGGGCGTGACGATTCCGGCGCTGGCAGAATACGTCGTGGACACGAGCCGCGCCACTGTTTTGGGTCGCGACAGTGCACGCGTCTCGACGGTCGAGCACTTGCTTTCCGCGCTGCGCGGCATGGGGATCGACAACGCGCGCATCGAGGTTACCGGCGGTGAAGTCCCCGCGATGGAAGGCAGCGCGAAAACGTTTGCGGATGCCATACACGCAGCGGGCACGTTCACGTCTGATGTTTCGCGCCGAACGTTCCGTCCGGATCGCGCGATGGGCTTTCGCGACGACGACAAGACGGTTGCTATCATTCCATCGATCGCGTGGCGTATAAAGTTTACGGTCGTGTATCCGGCGCCGATCGGTACGCAGTATTTCGAAGCCGAGATCACGCCGGAACTGTATCGCGAACAGATCGCTCCGGCGCGCACGTTCGGGTATCTTCACGAGGTCGAAGCCTTGCTAGCGCGCGGACTCGCGCGCGGCGGCTCGCTCGACAACGCAATCGTCTTCGCTCCGGACGGACCGATGCAACCGTTGCAGTGGCCGGATGAACCCGTGCGTCACAAAGTCCTCGACATGATCGGCGATTTTGCGTTACTCGGAATGTATCCGCAGTGCGAAGTCGTTGCGCTCAAGAGCGGCCACAAACTCCACGCCGCCGTCATGGCAGAATTACGCACCTCGTCAAAGGTCGGCGATCACATTGTCGAGTCGGGACAGAACCGACAATGA
- a CDS encoding OmpH family outer membrane protein has product MNRRCIKHGIALAIVALTLYGCGIGKPKSDIGIIDLTRIMANWPKFENYNNQIQADAFAIEQSKEPESQKARQRAELQQRFAQYQTEITGNIRDAAQTVATQKNYKMIFTRQGVGYGGVDITADVEKVLNITEKATPKP; this is encoded by the coding sequence ATGAATAGGCGTTGCATAAAACATGGGATAGCGCTCGCGATCGTCGCCCTGACGCTCTACGGTTGCGGCATTGGAAAGCCGAAGAGCGACATCGGCATCATCGACTTGACGCGTATCATGGCGAACTGGCCGAAGTTCGAGAATTACAACAACCAGATTCAGGCTGACGCCTTCGCGATTGAACAATCCAAAGAACCGGAATCCCAAAAAGCCAGGCAGCGTGCCGAGCTGCAGCAGCGCTTTGCGCAGTATCAAACGGAGATCACCGGAAATATTCGCGACGCCGCACAAACGGTTGCGACGCAAAAGAACTACAAGATGATCTTCACGCGACAGGGCGTCGGTTACGGCGGCGTCGACATCACTGCCGACGTCGAGAAAGTGTTGAACATTACAGAGAAGGCGACGCCGAAGCCGTGA